In one Trichlorobacter lovleyi SZ genomic region, the following are encoded:
- a CDS encoding recombinase family protein — protein sequence MQPAGTAYTAAEIKSLRLKGAMYIRMSTEMQVESPENQERAIRAYAAEYGIEIIKTYADLGVSGINTEKREQFQALIDDVEQGRNGYNIVLYLDESRWGRFVDSREAEYHRMRLERRNVVCQSCEKPVTLTSNLADRIMTLLRDESASDYCRQLSQKVWAGQCNLVSKGFRQGGVAGFGLRRMLLDEAGRPKQELAMGQRKSLLTERVILMPGPEEECRTVLWIYDQFIAGSSETYIATQLNEQGVKTHFGRPWSRGTVCEVLTNEKYVGNNLFNRTSGKMKSRAKPNPENEWVRKDHAFEPVVDLERFYIVQGIYRERNKKATDEELLQGLRDLYASQGRLSALIIDEADFLPPCSLIRNRFGGLLRVYQMIGYTPKRDYQYVAINQRLRALHAEIVADVVRDIENLCGRRIPIAPESCLLELNNNLYISIVISRCFTTPSGTRRWKIRFDSGLRPDITVAIRMDVRNEAIRDYYILPALEFSADQLKLSEENAGFLDGFRTDTLDYLLKLSVNISLDKAVHHGAWGHSAYSH from the coding sequence ATGCAACCAGCAGGAACGGCATATACAGCGGCTGAAATCAAGAGCCTGCGCCTGAAAGGTGCCATGTATATCCGCATGTCCACTGAGATGCAGGTGGAGTCACCGGAAAACCAGGAGCGGGCGATACGTGCCTATGCCGCTGAGTACGGCATCGAAATCATCAAGACCTATGCGGATCTGGGTGTCAGCGGGATCAACACGGAAAAACGGGAGCAGTTTCAGGCTCTGATTGACGATGTGGAACAGGGGCGGAACGGCTACAACATTGTCCTGTATCTGGATGAAAGCCGTTGGGGACGGTTCGTAGACAGCCGCGAGGCCGAATATCATCGGATGAGGTTGGAACGCAGAAACGTCGTCTGCCAGTCCTGTGAAAAGCCGGTAACACTGACCAGCAATCTTGCCGACCGGATTATGACCCTGCTGCGGGACGAGAGCGCCAGCGACTATTGCCGCCAGCTATCTCAGAAGGTCTGGGCGGGACAGTGCAACCTGGTGTCAAAAGGATTTCGGCAGGGAGGTGTGGCGGGGTTCGGGCTCCGGCGCATGCTGTTGGACGAGGCCGGCAGACCCAAGCAGGAACTGGCCATGGGGCAGCGGAAAAGCTTGCTCACCGAGCGGGTGATCCTGATGCCGGGCCCGGAGGAGGAATGCCGGACAGTGCTTTGGATCTATGACCAGTTCATTGCCGGCAGCAGCGAAACTTACATTGCAACGCAGCTGAACGAACAAGGGGTGAAAACCCATTTCGGCCGTCCCTGGTCAAGAGGAACCGTGTGCGAGGTGCTGACCAATGAGAAATACGTCGGCAACAATCTGTTCAACCGCACCTCAGGCAAGATGAAGAGCCGGGCCAAACCGAATCCGGAAAATGAATGGGTCCGCAAGGATCACGCCTTCGAGCCTGTAGTGGACCTGGAGCGTTTCTACATTGTTCAGGGGATCTACCGGGAGCGGAACAAGAAGGCTACTGACGAGGAACTGCTGCAGGGGCTGCGGGATTTATACGCCAGCCAAGGAAGACTATCGGCGCTGATCATTGACGAAGCTGATTTCCTGCCTCCCTGCAGTCTGATCCGCAATCGTTTCGGAGGACTGCTGCGGGTCTATCAGATGATTGGCTACACCCCGAAGCGTGACTATCAGTATGTCGCCATCAACCAACGGCTGCGTGCTCTCCATGCCGAGATCGTGGCCGATGTCGTTCGTGACATTGAAAACCTCTGCGGCAGGCGGATTCCCATCGCCCCGGAAAGCTGCCTGCTGGAATTGAACAACAATCTGTACATTTCAATCGTCATCAGCCGCTGCTTCACCACCCCTTCCGGAACCCGGCGATGGAAGATCCGTTTCGACAGCGGTCTCCGTCCTGACATAACCGTAGCGATACGCATGGATGTCCGTAATGAGGCGATCCGGGATTACTACATCCTGCCCGCGCTGGAATTTTCAGCAGATCAGTTGAAGCTGTCGGAGGAGAACGCGGGATTTCTGGACGGCTTTCGTACCGATACACTGGATTATCTGCTGAAACTGAGCGTCAACATCTCTCTCGACAAGGCGGTGCACCATGGAGCATGGGGCCATAGCGCTTATTCCCATTGA
- a CDS encoding ParB/RepB/Spo0J family partition protein — translation MEHGAIALIPIEDIHILNPRVRNQIIAEEIRQNIRSIGLKRPITVAPRKDGKNGKQYDLVCGQGRIEAFIAAGETEIPAIIREVSEEDAHIMSLVENIARRNNSALELLQSIKYLKGQGYADDAIAAKTNLGRDYIRGIIRLLEEGEEYLVNAVEKGRIPLYQALNIAAEDDAAVQTALTEAYESGALTGKKLVAVQKIISRRKHYGKGLSAPPREKANLSAEDLIAAYENGAREKKRLLAQSNYIKDVLDYTAMALRQLLNEVHFTNQLKAVGMNEIPLHVTELLKR, via the coding sequence ATGGAGCATGGGGCCATAGCGCTTATTCCCATTGAAGATATTCACATCCTGAATCCGCGGGTGCGCAATCAGATCATCGCCGAAGAGATTCGGCAGAATATTCGCAGCATCGGCCTGAAACGGCCCATCACGGTCGCTCCCCGGAAGGATGGTAAAAACGGCAAGCAGTATGACCTCGTGTGTGGCCAGGGGAGGATCGAGGCCTTCATTGCCGCCGGGGAAACGGAAATCCCCGCGATCATTCGCGAGGTAAGCGAAGAAGATGCGCACATCATGAGCCTGGTGGAGAATATCGCCCGGCGCAACAACAGTGCCCTGGAACTCCTGCAGAGCATCAAGTATCTGAAAGGCCAGGGGTACGCGGACGACGCTATCGCCGCCAAGACCAACCTTGGCAGAGACTACATTCGCGGCATCATCCGTCTGCTTGAGGAGGGAGAGGAATACCTGGTGAACGCCGTGGAAAAGGGGCGAATCCCGCTCTACCAGGCGCTGAACATCGCGGCGGAAGACGACGCCGCCGTCCAGACTGCCCTGACGGAGGCATATGAATCGGGGGCATTGACCGGAAAAAAGCTGGTCGCGGTACAGAAGATCATTTCCCGGCGCAAACATTACGGCAAAGGGCTATCGGCTCCGCCACGCGAGAAGGCCAATCTTTCCGCAGAGGATCTGATCGCGGCCTATGAGAACGGCGCCCGGGAGAAGAAACGGCTGCTGGCACAGTCGAACTACATCAAGGATGTCCTGGACTACACAGCCATGGCTCTGCGGCAGTTGTTGAACGAAGTCCATTTCACCAATCAGCTGAAGGCTGTCGGCATGAATGAAATACCTCTGCATGTCACGGAACTTCTGAAAAGGTAG
- a CDS encoding plasmid partitioning protein RepB C-terminal domain-containing protein, whose amino-acid sequence MSNIIKQGFQEKLIELGVEELLPTKNISIYAMKCRKYGQVLSSIREVGLIEAPVVAPLKKGKGYLLLDGHLRVMALKELRVERVSCLISTDDETYTYNKYINRLSAIQEHRMILKAIQSGVSEEKLARALNLDIGTIRNKRNLLEGICSEAVELMKDKVVPEHVFRVLKKMKAPRQVNAVMLMNDQNKFTSNYAKALLDATPVNQLVNKGRPKKETPAILARQARLEEESLALSREIGSLKEQYGTAMIDMTSMQAYLKSLLGNEAVARYLRELHGPIHDKFKEIAELDFFRLKNMA is encoded by the coding sequence ATGTCGAACATAATAAAGCAGGGATTCCAAGAAAAACTGATCGAACTTGGCGTGGAGGAGCTGCTCCCCACCAAGAACATTTCCATCTATGCGATGAAATGCAGAAAGTATGGTCAGGTCCTTTCCTCCATCCGGGAAGTGGGGCTTATCGAAGCGCCTGTGGTTGCACCCCTCAAGAAAGGTAAAGGCTATCTCCTACTCGATGGCCACTTACGGGTCATGGCCCTGAAGGAACTGAGAGTAGAGCGCGTCTCCTGCCTGATCTCCACCGATGACGAGACTTATACCTACAACAAATACATCAACCGGCTTTCAGCGATCCAGGAACATCGCATGATCTTGAAGGCCATACAGTCGGGAGTTTCGGAAGAAAAGCTCGCCAGGGCCTTGAACCTTGACATCGGAACAATTAGAAACAAGAGGAATCTGCTCGAAGGCATCTGCTCTGAGGCTGTCGAACTCATGAAAGATAAGGTCGTACCGGAACATGTTTTCAGGGTGTTGAAAAAAATGAAGGCGCCCCGGCAGGTTAACGCTGTCATGCTGATGAACGACCAGAACAAGTTCACTTCCAACTATGCCAAGGCCCTTCTGGACGCAACTCCGGTGAATCAGCTTGTCAATAAAGGCAGGCCGAAAAAGGAGACTCCGGCAATACTGGCCCGCCAGGCACGCCTTGAGGAAGAGAGTCTTGCCCTGTCCAGGGAGATCGGCTCATTAAAGGAGCAGTACGGTACCGCGATGATCGACATGACATCCATGCAGGCATATCTGAAAAGTCTGCTCGGCAACGAAGCGGTGGCAAGATACCTGCGGGAGCTTCATGGTCCTATTCACGACAAATTCAAGGAAATCGCGGAGCTTGACTTTTTCAGGCTGAAGAATATGGCGTGA
- a CDS encoding GSU3529 family protein, with translation MTVFEKLQAATEIAQDEQELPDFLVKRISLIIKNQDRYHDRNAEIEDLVDKVTNYDTYGQTGYLGMGVNNVILEKTLNRLER, from the coding sequence ATGACAGTATTCGAAAAACTGCAGGCAGCTACTGAAATAGCCCAGGACGAACAGGAACTTCCGGATTTTCTGGTGAAGCGCATTTCTTTGATTATTAAAAATCAAGACAGGTACCACGACAGGAACGCTGAAATAGAAGACCTGGTGGACAAGGTGACGAACTACGACACCTACGGCCAGACCGGTTATCTGGGAATGGGGGTCAACAATGTCATCTTGGAAAAGACATTGAATCGTTTAGAAAGGTAA
- a CDS encoding GSU3529 family protein, whose product MSDIFRELEEVTVEQYDHHDLPKWLADPVLMVARSPELYQGKEYLVEILSAQVREYDVYAEAGCCKWAYDHEDIKRTLRWLEE is encoded by the coding sequence ATGAGCGACATATTTAGAGAGCTGGAAGAGGTTACCGTTGAACAGTATGACCACCATGATCTGCCGAAATGGCTCGCCGACCCCGTCCTTATGGTGGCGAGAAGCCCTGAGCTGTATCAGGGAAAAGAGTATCTGGTCGAAATTCTTTCCGCTCAAGTCCGGGAGTATGACGTCTATGCCGAAGCAGGCTGCTGTAAGTGGGCCTACGACCATGAAGACATCAAACGGACATTGCGCTGGCTGGAGGAATAG
- a CDS encoding aminotransferase class V-fold PLP-dependent enzyme: MAIYLDCNATTPVEPSVASVVMRLLEKDFGNAASPIHDYGVFALAAVEHARGQVAEVVKARRDEVIFTSGATESNNLAILGLAGEGVRSGRRHLITTAIEHKAVLEPFDEMTRLGFEVQILPVRGDGRFDPQRLADVLRPDTLLVSTMQVNNETGILQPLTDVTDILSNHNAWWHVDAAQGFGKELEQLRNPRIDLISISGHKIYGPKGIGALIARKHDREFPPLRPLMFGGGQEQGLRPGTLPVPLIAGLGEAAKLAVRNNCERGEKCRAFREQALAVFSELGAQMNGAEEYTLPHVLNVSLPGINSDLAIKALKNVIAVSSTSACTSHTHTPSHVLVAMGLSPEKVEQSIRLSWCHMTPDVDWSEVENILRVLRG, translated from the coding sequence ATGGCTATTTATCTGGACTGCAACGCGACAACGCCGGTGGAACCGTCAGTAGCATCGGTGGTGATGCGACTCCTGGAAAAGGATTTTGGCAATGCTGCGAGTCCTATCCATGATTACGGTGTGTTTGCGCTTGCCGCAGTGGAACATGCCCGGGGGCAGGTAGCCGAAGTGGTGAAGGCACGCCGCGATGAAGTGATTTTTACCAGCGGCGCGACGGAGAGTAACAACCTGGCAATACTTGGGCTTGCAGGGGAAGGTGTCCGGAGTGGCCGCCGTCATCTGATTACCACTGCCATAGAGCACAAGGCGGTGCTTGAACCGTTTGACGAGATGACGCGTCTGGGCTTCGAGGTGCAGATTCTGCCGGTCAGGGGGGATGGCCGTTTTGATCCACAGCGATTGGCGGATGTACTTCGTCCCGACACGCTTCTGGTTTCCACCATGCAGGTCAACAACGAGACCGGGATACTGCAACCGCTGACAGATGTGACAGATATTTTGTCCAACCATAATGCATGGTGGCATGTCGATGCCGCCCAGGGTTTCGGCAAGGAGTTGGAGCAGCTCCGGAACCCGCGCATCGATCTCATCTCCATAAGCGGCCATAAGATATACGGTCCCAAAGGTATAGGTGCCCTCATTGCCCGCAAGCATGATCGTGAATTCCCGCCACTCCGTCCACTCATGTTCGGCGGTGGGCAGGAGCAGGGACTGCGCCCTGGCACTCTACCGGTCCCACTCATTGCCGGTCTTGGGGAGGCAGCAAAACTTGCCGTACGAAACAACTGTGAACGGGGGGAGAAATGCCGGGCATTTCGCGAACAGGCTCTGGCAGTGTTTTCGGAGCTTGGCGCACAGATGAACGGCGCAGAAGAGTACACGCTGCCGCATGTACTCAATGTGTCGCTGCCAGGAATCAATTCGGATCTGGCAATCAAGGCTCTTAAGAATGTCATTGCCGTATCCAGCACCTCGGCATGCACCTCACACACTCACACGCCAAGCCATGTACTGGTAGCAATGGGGTTATCGCCTGAAAAAGTGGAACAATCAATCCGCTTGTCGTGGTGTCACATGACCCCGGATGTTGACTGGTCTGAAGTTGAAAATATTCTCCGTGTACTGCGCGGATAA
- a CDS encoding LysR family transcriptional regulator has protein sequence MDVKQLKFFMGVAECESFTKAAEKLHIAQPALSIAIKKLEEELDVLLLNRRDRRITLTAEGEALLLHAQGILQGVNNAKREIDDLRGLLKGEVRVGLTPMLSSYFFPKIIASFKQSHPGLKISISGDSAWNIQRKIESGELDVGVIAGEVPEGLDTHHLLREEIVACVYPGHPFAGRKKVALCELLREPLIHYKEGYHLRELIDDLHSEERITPVVVAESNLFTLIRSLVKERLGLAFFLKMVVARDAEVVAISSDPQLFMDLHIAWKKNSYLSKANRAFVDFLIRELDEYYMITQAAGSFPLP, from the coding sequence ATGGATGTGAAACAGCTGAAATTCTTTATGGGCGTAGCGGAGTGCGAAAGTTTTACCAAGGCAGCAGAGAAACTGCATATAGCCCAACCGGCCCTCAGCATTGCTATCAAAAAACTGGAGGAAGAACTGGACGTGCTTCTGTTGAACCGACGGGATAGAAGGATAACTTTGACTGCAGAAGGTGAAGCACTGTTACTCCATGCACAAGGCATTCTTCAGGGCGTCAACAATGCGAAACGGGAGATTGACGATCTGCGGGGCTTGCTCAAGGGAGAGGTGCGTGTTGGTCTCACCCCGATGTTAAGCAGTTATTTCTTCCCGAAGATAATCGCCTCTTTCAAGCAGAGCCATCCTGGCCTCAAGATTTCCATTTCCGGTGACAGCGCCTGGAACATTCAGCGTAAAATTGAGTCCGGAGAGTTGGATGTCGGAGTAATTGCTGGCGAAGTGCCAGAGGGCTTGGACACCCATCACCTATTACGGGAAGAAATCGTCGCATGCGTGTACCCCGGACACCCCTTTGCCGGACGTAAAAAGGTTGCGCTATGCGAACTGCTTAGGGAACCGCTGATTCACTACAAGGAAGGGTATCACCTGCGGGAGTTGATTGATGACCTACATTCTGAGGAACGGATTACTCCTGTGGTGGTGGCAGAATCTAACTTGTTCACCTTGATCCGAAGTCTGGTCAAGGAGAGATTGGGGCTGGCGTTTTTCCTCAAGATGGTAGTAGCACGCGATGCCGAAGTAGTCGCCATCTCATCTGATCCGCAACTTTTTATGGATCTCCACATCGCGTGGAAGAAAAATTCGTATCTTTCGAAAGCAAACCGCGCCTTTGTAGATTTTCTTATCCGGGAACTGGATGAGTATTACATGATCACGCAGGCAGCGGGGTCGTTTCCATTGCCTTGA
- a CDS encoding GNAT family N-acetyltransferase, whose amino-acid sequence MADEKHLRQYESRLVLKNSAEVLVRPVIPTDAPLLVDMFNKMTPRSRYLRFMTNIHELPENLLHQFTHLDYHASFAIACLVVTDGQTEIIAVARYTHDPDDQIADLGVAVRDDWQNMGIGKSMLSKLIAIGREHGINRFGSMMDPQNDIMKKTLRELGCQVTYFFREGSYQVEITM is encoded by the coding sequence ATGGCTGATGAAAAACACCTTCGCCAGTATGAATCCCGCCTTGTGTTGAAGAATAGCGCAGAGGTTCTCGTTCGGCCGGTCATCCCTACCGATGCTCCCCTCCTGGTTGACATGTTCAACAAAATGACCCCACGATCCCGCTATCTGCGCTTCATGACAAACATCCATGAGCTGCCGGAAAACCTGCTCCATCAGTTCACGCACCTGGATTACCATGCCAGCTTTGCCATTGCCTGTCTGGTTGTAACTGACGGTCAAACTGAGATCATCGCTGTAGCGCGCTACACACATGATCCTGATGATCAGATTGCTGACCTTGGCGTTGCAGTCCGTGACGACTGGCAAAATATGGGTATTGGCAAATCAATGCTGTCGAAACTTATTGCTATTGGCAGGGAGCATGGTATCAACCGATTCGGCAGCATGATGGACCCGCAGAACGACATCATGAAAAAGACGCTTCGTGAATTGGGGTGCCAAGTAACGTATTTTTTCAGGGAGGGGTCATATCAGGTCGAGATTACAATGTGA
- a CDS encoding NAD-binding protein: MRTNILKKGCFYYFNFNSLLKKGHDIIFGDASKAEILNHAFIERARGMVVAISDAAASRSIASLARQLNPAIHIIVRTRYILEVEPLYKLGVNEVVPEEFETSVEILSRVLRNYLVPHDDIEQCITEIRSDGYEMLRTMSRRHSHAVGISGYLSGAELATFRVQKGSILDGQSLSKGTIRNRSGATVMVIKRDVEVVPNPDPVWELQAGDILLLLGAPEQLIAAGKLFLPDKE; encoded by the coding sequence GTGCGCACAAATATACTAAAAAAAGGCTGTTTTTACTACTTCAATTTCAACAGCCTGTTAAAAAAAGGTCATGACATAATTTTCGGTGACGCATCGAAGGCAGAGATCCTCAATCATGCCTTCATTGAAAGAGCACGAGGGATGGTCGTTGCCATATCGGATGCCGCCGCCAGCAGAAGCATTGCGTCACTTGCGCGGCAGCTCAATCCGGCAATTCACATCATTGTCAGGACTAGATACATCCTTGAAGTCGAGCCGCTTTACAAGCTGGGAGTCAACGAGGTGGTGCCGGAAGAATTTGAAACATCGGTGGAAATCCTCTCACGGGTGTTACGCAACTATCTTGTCCCGCACGATGACATCGAGCAATGCATCACTGAAATCCGCAGCGACGGCTATGAAATGCTCCGGACAATGAGCCGGCGTCACAGTCATGCGGTAGGAATCAGCGGTTACCTGTCCGGCGCCGAGCTGGCGACGTTCCGGGTGCAGAAAGGATCGATTCTGGATGGGCAAAGTCTGAGTAAAGGCACCATCAGAAATCGATCCGGGGCAACGGTTATGGTAATAAAACGCGACGTAGAAGTGGTGCCCAATCCGGACCCGGTATGGGAGCTGCAAGCCGGTGATATCCTGTTGTTGCTGGGGGCGCCGGAACAGTTGATTGCAGCGGGCAAGCTGTTTCTTCCGGACAAAGAATGA
- a CDS encoding IS5-like element ISGlo5 family transposase, producing MRGTDVQNEALFAYVTPESFVPKDHPLRAIRSMADQALSEMSPLFDSMYADSGRSSIAPEKLLKAQLLMILFSIRSNRQLVEQIRYNFLYRWFLGMGLDDEIWDHSSFTKNHERLIGSDVAAEFLSRILAQAERKRLLSREHFTVDGTLIEAWASIKSFKPKDGPPSAGGGKNKSVDFKGKQLKNDTHSSSTDPNARLYRKGNTKEAKLCYQGHTLMENRNGLIVKTSVTTATGTGEREAAKAMIRQLPRTTRRITVGADKGYDTEGFVKELRQINVTPHVAQNNTRRKSGIDGRTTAHPNYSISQRIRKRIEEGFGWMKTIGRLRKTMYRGIEKIAWQLDLHAAAYNLVRMKNLGLGVT from the coding sequence ATGCGCGGAACTGATGTCCAGAATGAAGCTCTTTTTGCCTATGTGACGCCTGAGTCATTTGTACCCAAGGATCATCCCCTGCGTGCTATTCGCAGTATGGCTGATCAGGCACTTTCCGAGATGAGCCCGCTCTTTGACAGCATGTATGCCGATTCCGGTCGTTCTTCCATTGCCCCGGAGAAGCTGCTGAAAGCACAACTGCTGATGATACTGTTCAGCATCCGCAGTAACCGGCAACTGGTAGAGCAGATCCGCTACAACTTCCTGTACCGCTGGTTCCTTGGCATGGGACTGGATGATGAAATCTGGGATCACTCCAGCTTCACTAAGAACCATGAACGGTTAATTGGCTCTGATGTGGCCGCAGAGTTTCTATCCCGTATCCTTGCTCAGGCAGAGCGCAAGCGTCTCCTGTCCCGAGAGCACTTCACCGTTGACGGCACCTTGATTGAGGCATGGGCCTCCATCAAGAGCTTCAAGCCCAAAGACGGTCCGCCATCTGCCGGTGGTGGCAAAAATAAATCAGTTGATTTCAAAGGCAAACAACTCAAAAACGACACTCATTCTTCCAGCACTGATCCAAACGCCAGACTGTACCGCAAGGGCAACACCAAAGAGGCCAAGCTCTGCTACCAGGGACACACCTTGATGGAGAATAGAAACGGTCTGATCGTCAAGACCAGCGTCACCACGGCAACCGGTACCGGAGAGCGTGAAGCCGCCAAGGCCATGATCAGACAATTGCCTCGTACTACCCGGCGTATCACCGTCGGTGCAGACAAAGGATACGACACCGAAGGCTTTGTCAAAGAGCTCAGGCAAATCAACGTCACGCCGCATGTGGCTCAGAACAACACCAGAAGGAAATCAGGCATTGATGGCAGAACCACCGCTCATCCGAATTACAGCATAAGCCAAAGGATCAGAAAACGGATCGAGGAAGGCTTTGGCTGGATGAAGACCATCGGCAGACTGAGAAAGACCATGTATCGAGGCATTGAGAAGATTGCCTGGCAGCTTGATCTCCATGCAGCGGCCTACAACCTGGTACGCATGAAAAACCTGGGGCTCGGTGTCACCTGA
- a CDS encoding cation:proton antiporter gives MEYEVLKDIEILFCLALITVVLFRKLMFPSIIGFLVTGILAGPHALAVINNSHDVEKMAEIGVVLLLFTIGIELSLKELVRIKHLLLWGGGLQVGVTILAVLSAGPLFGYQVREAAFFGFLVALSSTAIVIKLLIDSGQADSPHGRMAMGILIFQDLCIVPMVLFTPLLSGNAGGVQGLLTVLAKAAIVVLAAHYGARFLVPWIFRQVVKTRSRELFILSIIVIGLGTAWFTSLAGLSLALGAFIAGLAISESEYSHQALSDIIPFREAFMSLFFISVGMLLDPAILLKYPVEIGLLVAAIIVIKTLVTTGAALTLGVPMRIAIIAALCLAQIGEFSFVLSQVGIKVGLLSQELYQIFLAASIATMGLTPAFIKFSPLLADYVDGLLPHTWTRGRGVLARHEKPIDLNDHMIIVGYGVNGKNLARVLKKMHVPYVVIETNPYTVKKELTGR, from the coding sequence ATGGAATATGAAGTTCTTAAAGATATCGAGATCCTGTTCTGTCTTGCCCTGATAACGGTTGTCCTGTTCCGAAAGCTCATGTTCCCTTCGATCATCGGCTTTCTGGTAACCGGCATTCTGGCAGGACCACATGCCCTCGCAGTCATCAATAATTCCCATGATGTTGAAAAAATGGCCGAGATTGGCGTGGTGCTACTGCTCTTTACCATCGGGATAGAACTGTCACTCAAAGAATTGGTGAGGATAAAGCATCTGCTTCTCTGGGGTGGCGGCTTGCAGGTAGGAGTCACGATTTTGGCCGTCCTGTCAGCAGGGCCGCTGTTCGGTTATCAGGTCAGGGAAGCAGCATTTTTCGGTTTTCTGGTTGCCCTCTCCAGTACGGCTATCGTGATCAAGCTGCTGATCGATTCCGGCCAGGCCGATTCCCCGCACGGCAGGATGGCCATGGGCATCCTGATCTTCCAGGACCTCTGCATCGTGCCGATGGTACTCTTCACACCGCTACTGTCGGGAAACGCCGGGGGCGTGCAGGGGTTGCTGACCGTCCTTGCCAAAGCCGCTATTGTCGTGCTTGCTGCCCACTACGGAGCACGCTTCCTGGTCCCCTGGATATTCAGGCAGGTTGTCAAGACACGCAGCCGGGAACTGTTTATCCTGAGCATCATCGTCATTGGTCTGGGCACCGCCTGGTTCACCTCCCTGGCCGGACTCTCTCTGGCTCTGGGCGCATTCATCGCCGGCCTGGCTATTTCAGAGTCGGAATACAGCCACCAAGCGCTGAGTGACATCATCCCGTTCCGGGAAGCGTTCATGAGCCTGTTCTTCATCTCGGTGGGGATGCTGCTCGACCCGGCTATCCTGCTGAAGTATCCCGTGGAGATTGGTCTGCTGGTGGCTGCCATCATTGTCATCAAAACGCTGGTCACCACCGGCGCCGCACTGACACTGGGCGTCCCCATGCGCATCGCCATCATTGCAGCGCTGTGCCTGGCCCAGATCGGCGAATTTTCCTTTGTCCTGTCCCAGGTGGGTATCAAAGTCGGGCTGCTCTCACAGGAGCTCTACCAGATATTCCTGGCGGCATCCATAGCGACCATGGGGCTCACGCCGGCATTCATCAAGTTCTCACCTTTGCTTGCGGATTATGTGGACGGATTGCTTCCGCATACCTGGACAAGAGGAAGGGGGGTGCTCGCCCGGCATGAAAAACCGATTGACCTGAACGACCATATGATCATTGTCGGTTATGGTGTAAATGGAAAAAACCTGGCCCGGGTATTAAAAAAAATGCATGTTCCTTATGTCGTCATTGAAACCAACCCATACACCGTTAAAAAGGAGTTAACAGGTCGTTGA
- a CDS encoding DUF3124 domain-containing protein — translation MMIEFKRSLVIFLVIGMVTASVNVSCASTYDAKLSKGQTVYVPAYSNVYSGPKKNPFQLATMLSIRNVDLTGSFKVTSIDYYDNDGRLIRRYAESPMNIGPLGSQHIYLEEKDTRGGFGANFIVRWSSDKTINAPIIECVMIGATGGQGISFVSPGQEIKE, via the coding sequence ATGATGATTGAATTCAAAAGATCGCTCGTTATCTTCTTGGTAATTGGCATGGTAACCGCTTCAGTCAATGTTTCATGTGCATCAACGTATGATGCAAAATTATCCAAAGGTCAGACCGTGTATGTTCCGGCATATTCAAATGTCTACAGCGGTCCCAAGAAGAATCCCTTTCAGTTGGCAACCATGCTGAGTATCAGAAATGTTGATCTTACCGGTAGTTTCAAGGTTACGTCCATTGACTATTACGACAACGATGGCCGTTTGATTCGAAGATATGCTGAGTCTCCCATGAACATCGGCCCACTGGGGAGCCAGCATATTTACCTGGAGGAAAAGGATACGCGGGGCGGATTTGGCGCCAACTTCATCGTTCGATGGTCATCAGACAAAACGATAAACGCGCCGATAATTGAATGCGTCATGATCGGGGCAACCGGTGGGCAAGGCATCTCTTTTGTCAGCCCCGGACAGGAAATCAAGGAGTAA